The nucleotide sequence TCTGACAATAACCGTCCAATCTTCACAATATCTCCGTTTTCACCTCCGGCTACCCGGTCTGCACCGCCATCCCCCGAATAAGACTCTGCACTGTGGGTGTGATAGATGCCTACCAAGACATCCTGCGCACTTTTAACCGGTTCAGGGTCATGATAGAACGGATTATCAAGGGGTTCGAGCAGCGGCCCCTCCATTTCAGGATCATTGGGATGATAGGCCCAGCCCAGCCAAGTCGGCCCTTCGGAAGGAGGCGCATAGAAACTTAAAAAATACGTCCGGGCATCAGATATGTTGACTCCGGTCAGCAAATACATTCCGATCCCTGCAGCAGAGTTCCGTGTATCACTGATATAGGTTCGTTCCGGATAAGACATCCCCGGGGCGCCTTCCAGAAGTACAAGCTCAAACGGGAAACTTTTTTCGGACAGTATTTTTATGGTATACTGAAAACTATCATTGGAAATACAAAAGTAAACAGAAAATGTAAGCAGCGCCAATAGTAAAATGACCCCAACAGCTTTCAGACGGTTTTTCCAAGAAAACAGGACAACCCCCTCCTTTCCATAATTAGGAATATGAAGGACAACCTTGTCTTAGAACATTGAAATAGCCTAATATTTTACGCCTGCATTTGCGCTGAATTTATGCATCGTAGAATTTTTAAGATGTACTTGGC is from Dehalobacter sp. 12DCB1 and encodes:
- a CDS encoding stage II sporulation protein P translates to MALLTFSVYFCISNDSFQYTIKILSEKSFPFELVLLEGAPGMSYPERTYISDTRNSAAGIGMYLLTGVNISDARTYFLSFYAPPSEGPTWLGWAYHPNDPEMEGPLLEPLDNPFYHDPEPVKSAQDVLVGIYHTHSAESYSGDGGADRVAGGENGDIVKIGRLLSEKLIQAGIKTVHSEEVNDAVYIQSYNHSYLTAKKIIEENPTTRLLIDLHRDGLPPQVGKDTIKINGQECAKVMIVIGQKNQNWEKNDAIAHEIIKIAEEKYPGLFFPKIRYASEARYNQYLTDGAILVEIGSQLNTLEEAQAAAGPIAEVLKEYLGK